The Acropora muricata isolate sample 2 chromosome 5, ASM3666990v1, whole genome shotgun sequence genome includes a window with the following:
- the LOC136918062 gene encoding transcription initiation factor TFIID subunit 3-like, which translates to MCDGFNHGALQIAVAQICQSMGWDSLQKSTHDLLTDVLQKYLEEIAKSAHGYCQLYCRTEPNLDDLNHAFQDVGVCLHELEDFVSQVDQVPFIHQLPRFPKPKPCALHHPCNGEVAERLEQYYDYLPPLVSKLLQNEDENKAADAEEAESTSAGDEQRTVEGFVRNEIKTVGEETSNSQVAVKRPLDTPIVLENEAKKRRVDLPFLQKGSRGNEMDILDALQGNLSSPSPTPSPDIWSTAKTFEIPPTLPPVTSANSAEDAGPSKPIAKIAKKKEENPPVKPLVVESKSSPKKKAKTPKNTASPVSKSASLLTSPPTPSKEKPPSAVKSPLEKKKKPSTPETPAKMKGKTTPKKDKKVAVKPVKPDVKSPPPKKAPDCSKENVMAKEAMPKLIIKPIKKENDKEPQLSFSDFSPPGDVSKQEKSEQKKSQAKDSIGKKKKSKKPKEETIPVFQAETSEPNVLSSASEGMKPFLSEFALATPVAPPKEISAEHGLEHKKKKKKRKEKDKDKEKRKDRSSKKMKIDHPEPLQSSLFTAPPIPRITVKLEPPAQSAASTSKATIKKETVAGSLGAADNTLEGSAKLSSPNQSDKQEPASVTSPVAKLTIKSETLVRTVVSQTVSTTVVHGYSKEYFCPVCGDPDDGSFMIGCDGCDEWYHGRCVGILDDPGNDWFCSSCLAKKDKDSKDKTKKKKKKKSKEKGK; encoded by the exons ATGTGTGATGGTTTTAACCATGGCGCCTTGCAAATTGCCGTGGCGCAGATCTGCCAGTCCATGGGTTGGGATTCGCTTCAGAAATCAACACACGACCTGCTTACCGACGTTCTGCAAAAATATCTTGAGGAGATAGCAAAGTCGGCGCATGGATACTGCCAGCTTT ATTGTAGGACAGAGCCAAACCTAGATGACCTGAACCACGCCTTTCAAGACGTTGGGGTGTGTCTGCACGAGCTTGAAGACTTTGTCAGCCAGGTAGACCAAGTTCCGTTTATACACCAGTTGCCACGGTTTCCCAAGCCCAAACCTTGTGCACTTCATCATCCGTGTAATGGAGAGGTCGCTGAGAGACTGGAGCAGTATTATGACTACCTGCCTCCGCTGGTCTCGAAGCTTCTTCAAAATGAAG atgaaaaCAAAGCAGCAGATGCAGAAGAGGCAGAATCTACCAGTGCTGGAGACGAACAAAGAACTGTCGAAGGATTTGTGAGAAATGAAATTAAGACTGTTGGTGAAGAAACATCTAATTCACAAGTAGCTGTTAAGAGGCCTCTTGACACCCCAATTGTGTTGGAAAACGAGGCAAAGAAACGAAGAGTTGACCTTCCATTTCTTCAAAAAGGAAGTAGAGGAAATGAAATGGACATTTTGGATGCATTGCAAGGAAATTTATCTTCACCATCCCCAACTCCTTCACCAGATATTTGGAGCACCGCAAAGACCTTTGAGATTCCCCCAACTTTACCCCCGGTTACATCTGCCAATTCTGCTGAAGATGCTGGACCTTCAAAaccaattgcaaaaattgccaagaaaaaggaagaaaacccTCCAGTCAAGCCACTTGTTGTAGAATCTAAGTCAAGTCCTAAGAAGAAAGCCAAGACTCCCAAAAACACTGCAAGTCCTGTGTCAAAATCCGCCTCACTCTTGACTTCTCCTCCTACACCTTCCAAGGAAAAACCACCCTCTGCTGTCAAATCGCccttggaaaagaagaaaaaaccaTCGACCCCAGAAACGCCAgcaaaaatgaaaggaaaaacaacaccaaagaaagacaaaaaagtcGCCGTTAAACCAGTAAAACCTGATGTTAAGTCCCCACCTCCAAAGAAAGCCCCAGACTGTAGTAAAGAAAATGTTATGGCCAAAGAAGCCATGCCAAAATTGATTATCAAACcaataaaaaaagagaatgatAAAGAACCACAGTTGTCATTTTCAGATTTCTCACCTCCTGGTGATGTGTCAAAGCAGGAAAAGTCGGAACAAAAGAAATCCCAAGCAAAAGACTCTattggcaagaaaaaaaaatccaagaaaccaaaagaaGAGACTATTCCTGTTTTTCAAGCTGAAACTAGTGAACCAAATGTGTTATCATCAGCCAGTGAAGGGATGAAGCCTTTCCTGTCGGAATTTGCACTTGCAACACCTGTTGCTCCACCCAAAGAAATTTCAGCAGAGCATGGATTggaacacaaaaagaaaaagaaaaaaaggaaagaaaaagacaaggaTAAGGAAAAGAGAAAGGATAGATCAAGCAAAAAG ATGAAGATAGATCATCCAGAACCACTGCAATCATCGTTGTTTACTGCACCTCCTATTCCACGCATCACAGTCAAACTAGAACCTCCGGCACAGTCTGCTGCATCAACAAGCAAGGcaacaataaagaaagaaactgTAGCAGG GTCGCTTGGAGCAGCTGACAACACATTGGAAGGCAGTGCAAAACTGTCTTCTCCAAACCAGTCAGACAAACAAGAACCTGCGAGTGTCACATCTCCAGTTGCCAAACTGACCATCAAGAGTGAAACGCTGGTGAGAACAGTTGTGTCCCAGACAGTCTCAACCACTGTGGTACAT gGTTACAGCAAGGAGTATTTTTGTCCAGTATGTGGGGACCCTGATGACGGCAGTTTCATGATTGGCTGTGATGGCTGCGATGAGTGGTATCATGG GAGGTGTGTTGGTATTTTGGATGATCCTGGTAACGACTGGTTTTGTTCCTCTTGTCTTGCAAAGAAAGACAAAGACAGTAAGGacaagacaaagaagaagaaaaagaaaaaaagcaaggagaagggaaaataa